The DNA sequence TATTTTCATAGTTTATCAAAAATTCTTCAAGCCAGTTGATAGCCGTAAAATCCAAATGGTTCGTAGGCTCGTCCATAAGAAGTATGTCGGGGTTTCCGAAAAGAGCCTGTGCTAGAAGCACCTTCACTTTTTCACCGCCTGCAAGTTCTCGCATTAGGAGCCCATGGGCGTCCTTCATTATGCCAAGTCCGACAAGCAACTTCTCCGCATCGGTTTCAGCATCCCATCCATTCATCTCTGCAAACTCGCCCTCGAGTTCGGCGGCCTTTATCCCGTCTTTTTCAGAAAAATCTTCTTTGGCGTAAAGCGCATCCTTCTCAGCCATTATTTGCCGAAGCCGTTCATGACCCATTATAACCGTATCGATGACGCTTTCATCGTCGTAGGCGAAATGGTCCTGCCTAAGAACTGCAAGCCGTTCTCCTGGGGTAATGAAAACATCTCCCGCAGTAGGTTCAAGTTCACCCTCGAGTATTCTCAGCAAGGTGGATTTGCCCGCTCCATTCGCACCTATGACGCCATAGCAATTCCCCTTGGTAAATTTCAAATTCACATCATCAAACAACTTTCTATCCGAAAATCTTAAAGATAAATTAGTAACACTTAACATTTTTTCACCCTTTTAACCTTTTTAATAATATCGTTCCGAATTGTTCACATTAAATTAGTTTATCGTAAAACGAAGCAAATAGCAAATATTCGCTTATAAATTCACGAATGTTTGCGTAGGTTTTTTTCTGAATATTCCAGCATTTGTCTTGACCTGCAGGCTCAAGCGGTTTATGATGAAGGAAATACTCTCGAAGGGATGTGCCTAAATGGAAAAACCAAACAGCAATAGCGACTGCATAAAAGCCCTCGTGATCAGGGAGTACCAACCGGGAGATTTGGGTTATATAGACTACTTGCACTGCAAATTGTATGAGAGGGAATATGGATTTGATGTAAGCGAATTCGAGCCATATGTTTTGCCTGCTATGGGCCAATTCCTCGAAACAAATGACCGTAGCGGAAGCATGGTCTGGGTGGCCGAAGATAACGGAGTTATCGTTGGGTCTATCGCAATCATACAGAACAGTGAAGACGACGCACAACTCAGGTGGTTTCTAATCGATCCGTCCGCAAGAGGAACCGGCCTCGGAAACGCGTTTGTAAGGACAGCAATAGATTTCAGCAGGGAAAAGGGCTATAAATCAATTTTCCTATGGACAGTAAAAAGCCTTGATGTCGCTCGCCATCTTTACAAGAAATACGGATTCGAGATAACTGAATACGCTTCCCGCTTCCTTTGGGGAATAGACCTAATCGAAGAACGCTGGGAATTGTCTCTTTAATTTTCATTCTGAATAAATTAAAGGCTGTCGCATCTTTTAAATGATGCGGCAGCCTTTTTATTGCCCATTAATATTTCACAAATAGGAATTTTCTTCTCATCAGTCCTATTGGCTTAAACGCTTCAGGTCGGATAGGAAGCTCTTAACCGCATCCTCACCAGTAGCCCAGGACGTCACAAGTCGAATTGCAGTATGGCTTTCGTCAATCCCACACCATTCATAGAAGCCGTAGCTTTCCATCATTTTTTTTATTACCGTATTGGACAGTATAGGGAAAATCTGATTTGTAGTCGACTCGGCCATGAATCCATAGCCCAGATTCTTTATTCCATCGGTAAGCTTTGCCGCCATGGAGTTTGCGTGGCGCGCTAGTTCAAAATACAGATCATCTCTTAATAATTCCTCAAACTGCACCCCAAGGATTCTTCCTTTTGCAAGAAGAGCCCCCCTCTGCTTCATGGCATACCTAAAGCATGGCTTAAGGGCTTCATTGTTAATTACGATTGCTTCCCCTATGAGTGCCCCGTTCTTGGTACCGCCTATGTAAAAAACATCCACAAGGGCAGAAAATTCCTCCAGAGTCAAATCGTTTCCTTCCGCGCATAGTGCCGAACCCAATCTTGCTCCATCCGCAAACAGATACAAGCCCTCCCTCTTGCAAAAATCAGAAATATCCTCAAGCTCTCTCTTTGTATAGAATGTCCCTACCTCTGTCGAGTTTGATATGTAAACCATCGCCGGCTTGACCATGTGCTCGAAGTAATGCTCCTCCAACACTCTCTTTATTCCTTCCGTAGTAAGTTTTCCGTCCGTGCTTGTCACCGTATTGATCTTGTGTCCGGTGGACTCCACGGCTCCCGTCTCATGTCCGTTTATATGACCGGTCTCCGCCGATATTACCGATTCATAGGGTTTCAACATGGACGAAATGACAATCATGTTGGCCTGTGTGCCGCCCGACACGAAGTGTATGTCAGCATTGGAATTGCCTGTTTTTTCTCTTATGATCCCAGTTGCAATAACGCAATGTGAGTCCTCACCGTATCCGTCTTCCTGATTCATATTCGTTTTTGTCAGGGCCTCCAATATACTGGGATGAGCTCCCTCGCTGTAGTCGTTCCTAAAACTGTATAACATTCCTTTATCCTCCTTGATCTCAATAAATGTCATGTTTGTTTTTCATGTATCCATGATATACAAGTCCTGCTCCGCTGTCAATTACACAAGGAGACATGTTTTCTTCCCATATAATTTTTCGCTCATCGTTCTTTTATACATTCAGCATTTTTTGGGCACAATAGGCTCAATCAGCCACATCAACCAATGTTGCTTTTGCCACAAAGAGCAAGGATTTCGATTCGATCTCCATTTGTAGCCCAATCATCCCTCCGCTGACAACAATCTTGTCAAGCAATCCGGCGCTTTCATCTATGAATGTCTTGAAATGCTTCTTCATTCCTATCGGGGAGCATCCTCCCCGTATGTATCCGGTAAGCCCCAATATGTCCTTAACATGAATCATCTGTACCTTCTTTTCTCCAGCAGCTTTTGCCGCTTTTTTCAGATTCAACTCCTCGTTCGCTGGAATAACAAACACGTAATGCTCTCCACTCGAGCCTTCCGTAACAAGTGTTTTGAATACATATTCAGGACTTCGCCCAATTTTGGCCGCAACTGAAACTCCGTCAATTTTCCCATCCCTGTTTTCGTATGAGATTGTTTCAAAGGCAATGCCTTCTTTTTCAAGCAAGCGCATTGCGTTGGTTTTTTTGTTTTTTGCCATATTTATACCTTCTTTTCATCTCTTTACATATCATTATATACTCCAACCTGCGAAATTGTCCAAACCATTCGTGAGCTAAAGTATCCATAAGGCAGATTATCTAATTGATTTGCACAAAAAAGTGTCTTCAATATTTCCGCATCGCAAACACTCTTGTCTTTTTCTTCTTGTAAAGAAGACTATTAATGATATCCATTTCATAGCTTAGGAAATTGTCATCTGCCCTTTTAAATCATATAATGATTAAAAATACGTTTTAAAAGGAGCCTCTGCCATGAATACAGACCCCTCACTGCAAGATTTGATTGACGATTTTCAAAACATGAAGAACGAAAATCTTGTTCCTTGTTTTTCCACCATGGAGCCAAGGTTTTTGGACTATATACACAATAAGCTTTTCACGGCCGGAACAAACATGATAGTTATCAAATGAAAATTAAAGTACCATGTTCAATCTGTAAAGAGCATTGCACCCTTCAAGGATGCAGTGCTCTTTTGTATGATTGTAAATTAATCGGGGACGGTACTTGACAAATGTTTTATTTTGATGTATTTTATAACTGAGGTGATTGCCATGGCAAGAAAGGCGAGGGAAAAGGTTCCCTTCGGGACATATCTCGTTCAACAATCCTGCGTCGAAGGCAAAAACATATTCGATTCCGATACCGACCGACATAATTTCCTCGAAATATTGCAGGAAAAGAAGGCTCAATTTCAATTCAAGGTATACGGATATTGTTTGGCGGACAAGCAGGCTTACAAGCTTGTGCTTTATGACAATGGAAGCGACATTTCAAAGATCATGAAGTCGATCAATATAAGTTATGCCTATCGCATGAGGAATCGGGGCAAGATTTTTAGGGGGCGCTATAGAAGCACATTGATAAAATCTCCGGAAGATCTTCGCATTGTTCTGAATACATTGCACGGAGAAAAACCTTGTTGCGACTATTGGTCCGCCATAACCGACACCCTTTTGGATAGCGACATATATTTCACGCCCGGCAAGAGCAATAGGGAAAGTGTAATGATTTATGACACTGAAACGGGCGAGATTTGCCTTGACGTCAATCCGTCGTGCAAGGACAGGACCGATTGCATCCGTACCTTGGACCAGGGGATGAAATTGCTGAAAGCTGCAGCAAAGGTTCATGGCCTCACCCTTGAGCAATTTCTGTCGAACAAGCAACTCAGAAACAGCGAACTTCTTAATTTCAGAAAAATGACGACCCTTTCTCTCAAGGAAATAGGCACCCTTTTCGGGGGGCTCGGGGAATCAGCCGTATGCAAAATCATAAGCCGAAACATGGGAAAATGAAGGGAGAAAAAAATGGTATTGGATTTTAATCTAAATGGCGCTGCAAAAGCAAAAGGGCTCGACACAGAAAGGCTTTACGATGCAATAATAATCGGAGGCGGCCCCGCAGGGCTCAACGCCGCATTGTATGCAAAGCGCAAGGGCTTGAATATTGGAATAATTGCAAACCACATAGGCGGGCAGGTAATGGACACCTCCTCCGTCGAAAATTATCTCGGATTCAAAAACCTCTCCGGTCAGGATTTGATGCATAGATTCGAAGAACA is a window from the Peptostreptococcaceae bacterium genome containing:
- a CDS encoding low specificity L-threonine aldolase, producing the protein MLYSFRNDYSEGAHPSILEALTKTNMNQEDGYGEDSHCVIATGIIREKTGNSNADIHFVSGGTQANMIVISSMLKPYESVISAETGHINGHETGAVESTGHKINTVTSTDGKLTTEGIKRVLEEHYFEHMVKPAMVYISNSTEVGTFYTKRELEDISDFCKREGLYLFADGARLGSALCAEGNDLTLEEFSALVDVFYIGGTKNGALIGEAIVINNEALKPCFRYAMKQRGALLAKGRILGVQFEELLRDDLYFELARHANSMAAKLTDGIKNLGYGFMAESTTNQIFPILSNTVIKKMMESYGFYEWCGIDESHTAIRLVTSWATGEDAVKSFLSDLKRLSQ
- a CDS encoding GNAT family N-acetyltransferase is translated as MEKPNSNSDCIKALVIREYQPGDLGYIDYLHCKLYEREYGFDVSEFEPYVLPAMGQFLETNDRSGSMVWVAEDNGVIVGSIAIIQNSEDDAQLRWFLIDPSARGTGLGNAFVRTAIDFSREKGYKSIFLWTVKSLDVARHLYKKYGFEITEYASRFLWGIDLIEERWELSL
- the ybaK gene encoding Cys-tRNA(Pro) deacylase, which produces MAKNKKTNAMRLLEKEGIAFETISYENRDGKIDGVSVAAKIGRSPEYVFKTLVTEGSSGEHYVFVIPANEELNLKKAAKAAGEKKVQMIHVKDILGLTGYIRGGCSPIGMKKHFKTFIDESAGLLDKIVVSGGMIGLQMEIESKSLLFVAKATLVDVAD
- a CDS encoding transposase is translated as MARKAREKVPFGTYLVQQSCVEGKNIFDSDTDRHNFLEILQEKKAQFQFKVYGYCLADKQAYKLVLYDNGSDISKIMKSINISYAYRMRNRGKIFRGRYRSTLIKSPEDLRIVLNTLHGEKPCCDYWSAITDTLLDSDIYFTPGKSNRESVMIYDTETGEICLDVNPSCKDRTDCIRTLDQGMKLLKAAAKVHGLTLEQFLSNKQLRNSELLNFRKMTTLSLKEIGTLFGGLGESAVCKIISRNMGK